Proteins from a genomic interval of Poecile atricapillus isolate bPoeAtr1 chromosome 1, bPoeAtr1.hap1, whole genome shotgun sequence:
- the FDX1 gene encoding adrenodoxin, mitochondrial, whose translation MAAIASPGPARLLRAAAASSRRWLFSASPAAGPRPGCGSAAAVGRAARPFSLSARAVLSSEDKITVHFINRDGDKLTAKGKPGDSLLDVVVDNNLDIDGFGACEGTLACSTCHLIFEDHIFEKLDAITDEEMDMLDLAYGLTDTSRLGCQICLKKSMNDMTVRVPEAVADARQSVDMSKNS comes from the exons ATGGCCGCCATAGCCTCCCCGGGGCCGGCGCGGCTCCTCCGGGCCGCCGCCGCTTCCTCCCGCCGCTGGCTCTTCTCCGCCTCGCCGGCAGCCGGGCCGAGACCGGGCTGCGGCAGCGCTGCCGCTGTCGGGCGGGCAGCGCGGCCGTTCAGCCTCTCTGCCCGGGCGGTGCTCAG ctcagaAGATAAAATAACTGTTCATTTCATAAACCGCGATGGTGACAAACTAACAGCCAAGGGAAAACCTGGGGATTCACTGCTGGATGTTGTTGTTGACAATAATCTAGACATAGATGGTTTTG GTGCATGTGAAGGAACACTAGCCTGTTCAACTTGTCATTTAATATTTGAAGACCACATATTTGAGAAACTAGATGCAATTACTgatgaagagatggacatgCTGGACCTGGCATATGGCCTCACAGATAC ATCACGTTTAGGCTGCCAAATCTGCTTGAAGAAATCAATGAATGATATGACTGTTCGAGTaccagaagctgtggctgatgCTAGACAATCAGTAGATATGAGTAAAAACTCCTAA